CTACAGTTTCGCAAGGTAGACTATGATATCAAACGCGAATATCAACTCGCAAAAGACCGACAACTCCCTTACTTGGAACTCTACAAAGAGCTGCTAGATACAGGTGCCCTCTATACCCACGACGAAACGACCCTTCAAAAGTGGACCGCCCGTTATCCCTATAAACACGATGTTCAAACATTCTTTTCTTCCTCAGCTCATTCTGATTTGTAATGGCTCAGCTGCCAACGCTTGCCATCACAGGATTTCTCGTGATGATGTCGAAACTTTCTCAACACCTATACAAAGAACAAAAAATAAAAACTCTTAGAAAGCTTACCTAGTAGCATTTCTAAGAGTTTTTATATTGCTTCAATTCGAGCCCTTATTTGTTGATTTGCAGCTCTGCTAACTGTTCTAAAATAGCATCAAGGGGAGCACCCGCCTGCAATAGGGCTGCTGCGGTGTAGCTTCCTTCGACAATGGGAACAGACTGGATTTGGATATTTTTGTCAGAGAAGTCAGCGACCATTTCCATGTTCATCCGAGCACTGCCTAGGTCAAAGAAGGCAAGGATGGTGTCGGCAGGATTGCTGTTTACTGCGTGTTCTACGCAGGAAAATTCTGTTCCGATGCTGCCGTCTTCTAATCCACCACAATAGGTAAGAGGGACATCTTTTGCAACCTCGGAGATTAAATCAACAACTCCTTGGGCAAGATGACGAGAGTGCGAGACAAGGACGATACCAATTTGTGTCATACGAGTCCAGCCTCTACCAATGCTTCAAAAAGAAGACCAGAAGAGTAGGAACCAGGATCGATATGTCCCACAGAACGCTCCCCAACGTAAGAAGCCCGTCCCTTTGTAGCCTGTAAGTCCTTGGTGCTGTCAACGGCTGCTCGGATAGATTCTAGACTGAGTTGCCCTGCTTTTAGATCAGCGATGACAGGTGTCCAGACATCGACCATGGTTTTTTCTCCGACTTCCGCCTTTCCTCGTTTTTGAATCATATCAAGTCCAGCTTGAAGGCTATCAGAGAGAGAATCATTCGCTTGTGCACTCTTGGTTAATCCCATGAAAGCTGAGCCGTAGAGTGGTCCAGAAGCTCCACCGACTTTACTGAGCAGTTGCATGGACACCACTTTAAAGATTTGATCGGAACTAGCAAATTCCTTTCCCTCTAACTCTTCCATGACTGCTGCCATGCCTCGTGCCATATTGCCACCGTGGTCACCATCTCCAATCGGTGTATCTAACTCGCTCAACAAGTCTTTATTTTCTTGGATTTTTTGGGCAAATAATTGCATCCATTTGAATACTGCTTGTGTCTCCATTCTTTCCTCCTTTACCAAGCTGGGGTTTCAACTGTTGCCTCTAAAGCCTCCAACCAGCTACTATCTTCTAATTGAATGAGGGTGAGGGATAGTCCTGCCATATCGATTGATGTCATATAGTTTCCAATCTTATGGTAGACCACTTCAATTTGCTTACTCTCTAAGAGTTGTGCGACGTCGTTAGCAAAAACATACTGTTCCATGAGTGGTGTAGCCCCGAGACCGTTGATAAGAAGACCGTATTTCTCGCCTGCTGTGGCTTCAAAATCTTGGAGTAATTTAGCAACTAACTCTTCAGCCAATTCTTTAGACGGTTGGAGTTTTTCTTTCTTATAGCCCGGTTCACCGTGGATACCAACACCGTATTCAAATTCATCTTCTTCTAGGACAAAACCTGGTTTTCCAACTTCAGGGACAGTAGCTCCTGAAAGGGCTA
The window above is part of the Streptococcus himalayensis genome. Proteins encoded here:
- the dhaM gene encoding dihydroxyacetone kinase phosphoryl donor subunit DhaM — translated: MTQIGIVLVSHSRHLAQGVVDLISEVAKDVPLTYCGGLEDGSIGTEFSCVEHAVNSNPADTILAFFDLGSARMNMEMVADFSDKNIQIQSVPIVEGSYTAAALLQAGAPLDAILEQLAELQINK
- the dhaL gene encoding dihydroxyacetone kinase subunit DhaL → METQAVFKWMQLFAQKIQENKDLLSELDTPIGDGDHGGNMARGMAAVMEELEGKEFASSDQIFKVVSMQLLSKVGGASGPLYGSAFMGLTKSAQANDSLSDSLQAGLDMIQKRGKAEVGEKTMVDVWTPVIADLKAGQLSLESIRAAVDSTKDLQATKGRASYVGERSVGHIDPGSYSSGLLFEALVEAGLV